From one Planococcus citri chromosome 3, ihPlaCitr1.1, whole genome shotgun sequence genomic stretch:
- the mRpL27 gene encoding large ribosomal subunit protein bL27, whose product MSFTSVLNSLKSFITPTSLQTLAVRHGHQMCTRNHAGRPKAKRRGIKRNHNANVLHGQLLVTQRLLKFHPGMNVTMDENLGLRAMVSGTVKVSCEKFDPDFDNPTVVRFYQDREGAIYKKYFNVVPYPLQGKFRLKTVV is encoded by the exons ATGTCGTTTACATCTGTTCTGAATTCGTTGAAATCCTTCATAACTCCAACTTCACTGCAAA CATTAGCGGTTCGTCACGGTCATCAAATGTGCACACGAAATCACGCCGGTCGTCCCAAAGCTAAAAGACGTGGTATCAAAAGAAATCATAATGCCAACGTTCTTCATGGACAGCTGCTAGTTACTCAAAgattactgaaatttcatcctgGCATGAAC GTAACAATGGATGAAAATCTGGGATTACGAGCCATGGTATCTGGTACCGTTAAAGTTTCATGCGAGAAATTCGATCCAGATTTTGATAATCCTACCGTAGTACGGTTTTATCAAGATCGCGAAGGAGCTATCTACAAAAAGTACTTTAATGTTGTACCGTATCCTTTACAAGGTAAATTCCGCCTTAAAACCGttgtttga
- the LOC135840133 gene encoding uncharacterized protein LOC135840133: protein MSKGAAAAGAPAGGGGSGNTPDVVIAKLLDRKNFSFYKDLQNIECKAPTNFDAKCVLKANEIIWLCEKVREIVSMEPSLADLSAPVMIVGDIHGQFRDLLLVLDCIKTPPTMNFLFLGDYVDRGEYSLECISLLLAYKIKYPKQVVMLRGNHECASSTRAYGFYAECNVRFKGADLWQYFMKLFNMLPVAATVADSKILCMHGGISPDLHTFEDIKKIKRPSDIPPKGLLTDLLWADPDKDEEGWNPNIDRGISFTFGADVVSKFTKKHDLACIVRAHQVVKNGFEFFAKRKLCTLFTAPNYCGVFKNDGACMKVEPPLNITIIRLFFKHKENPDTKKRCESLPVKISGE from the exons ATGAGTAAAGGAGCAGCTGCAGCTGGCGCACCTGCTGGTGGCGGGGGATCGGGAAATACTCCAGATGTAGTCATCGCCAAATTATTagatagaaaaaatttctctttttataAAG ATTTGCAAAACATCGAATGTAAAGCTCCTACGAATTTTGACGCCAAATGCGTTTTAAAAGCTAACGAAATAATTTGGTTATGTGAAAAAGTCAGAGAAATCGTATCGATGGAACCTTCTCTCGCAGATTTATCCGCCCCCGTAATGATAGTCG GCGATATACACGGACAGTTCAGAGATTTGCTTCTCGTATTGGACTGCATTAAAACGCCTCCTACgatgaattttctatttctcgGCGATTACGTTGACAGAGGTGAATATTCGTTGGAATGCATAAGCCTCTTGCTGGCCTACAAAATCAAATACCCGAAACAAGTCGTTATGCTGAGGGGTAATCACGAATGTGCCAGTTCCACAAGGGCTTACGGATTTTACGCCGAAT gcaaCGTTAGGTTCAAAGGAGCAGATTTATGGCAATATTTCATGAAACTTTTCAACATGTTGCCGGTGGCAGCCACGGTGGCCGACTCAAAAATCCTTTGCATGCACGGGGGAATCAGTCCAGATTTACATACTTTCgaagatattaaaaaaatcaaacgaccATCCGATATTCCCCCGAAAGGTTTACTTACCGATTTATTATGGGCCGATCCCGATAAA GACGAAGAAGGTTGGAATCCAAATATTGACCGAGGAATTTCATTCACTTTTGGCGCCGATGTTGTttcgaaatttacaaaaaaacatgatttagCATGCATCGTTAGAGCTCACCAG gtagttaaaaatggattcgaatttttcgccaaaagaAAGTTATGTACGTTATTTACTGCTCCTAATTATTGCGGAGTATTTAAAAATGATGGAGCATGTATGAAAGTCGAACCTCCTCTAAATATCACGATAATTCGATTATTT ttCAAGCATAAAGAAAACCCCGATACGAAAAAACGTTGTGAAAGTTTACCGGTGAAAATATCCGGTGAATAA
- the LOC135840130 gene encoding protein fuzzy homolog isoform X2, with translation MVLHMYCMVSGGIPIFSRSSGSDTTPTFSEVAPLNGIQVFGKVHAVTFKSTQGKDFFVHWKNVTEKLSLILISKQSVLNDGEMILSSIFDAMVLTVGIDELTNVKRADRLKKEIRPCYPIVDEILKNADEYYDNDDAINLLPMVEVMPCSHFNLLQEKLDEWSESISSLFCCLTVRGKIVVATPAWWDLSGIEKKLLSIVTSINSNTTTNDIPVFLPIKSPKVAFRLVTCCLINDIWISALCGPAPSLMDFEQSVAVCWSPVVDQLNEVKTTVPKVLPDCFSLQNGIIGVMLVNPMVGKYLLLGSISENKIHLDILRIFYYQNVQELLKDNEKSSHIARETYWYSENYKLYAVLNENDVLCLLTSSVVPTPTVRLLAKDILNDVINDKIFLW, from the exons atggtaCTTCACATGTACTGCATGGTATCCGGAGGTATACCAATATTCAGCCGATCATCTGGTAGTGATACCACA CCTACATTTTCCGAAGTAGCTCCATTAAATGGAATTCAAGTCTTCGGTAAAGTTCACGCTGTCACTTTTAAGTCAACTCaaggaaaagatttttttgttcattggAAAAATGTCACGGAAAA attatCATTAATTTTGATCAGTAAACAGTCCGTTTTGAACGACGGAGAGATGATTTTAAGTTCCATTTTCGATGCTATGGTATTGACTGTTGGAATAGATGAATTGACCAACGTTAAACGTGCCGATCGTTTGAAGAAAGAGATCAGG CCGTGCTACCCAATTGTGGACGAGATTCTAAAAAATGCTGACGAATATTACGACAATGACGACGCCATTAATTTATTACCCATGGTCGAAGTAATGCCATGTTCACATTTCAATTTACTACAA GAAAAACTGGACGAATGGTCGGAAAGCATATCATCGTTATTTTGCTGCCTAACAGTTCGCGGTAAAATTGTTGTAGCCACTCCAGCCTGGTGGGATTTATCCGGTATCGAGAAAAAACTCCTATCGATTGTGACATCCATCAACAGCAACACGACAACCAACGATATTCCTGTATTTCTTCCCATAAAAAGCCCCAAG GTCGCATTTCGATTGGTGACTTGCTGTTTAATTAATGATATTTGGATCAGCGCCCTATGTGGTCCTGCCCCTTCTCTAATGGATTTCGAGCAAAGTGTAGCTGTATGTTGGAGTCCTGTCGTGGATCAGTTGAATGAGGTTAAAACCACCGTACCGAAAGTGCTTCCGGATTGTTTCAGTTTGCAAAATGGCATCATAGG AGTGATGCTGGTTAATCCAATGGTTGGAAAATATCTTCTGTTAGGTTCGATTTCAGAGAATAAAATTCATTTGGATATACTGAGGATATTTTACTACCAAAATGTGCAGGAGCTATTGAAAGATAATG aGAAATCATCTCACATAGCTCGTGAAACGTATTGGTATTCAGAAAATTACAAGTTATATGCAGTTTTAAACGAAAACGATGTTTTATGCCTTCTTACGTCGTCAGTGGTACCAACTCCTACCGTCAG gTTATTAGCGAAAGACATCTTGAACGACGTTAtcaatgataaaatatttctgTGGTAA
- the LOC135840130 gene encoding nucleolar protein dao-5-like isoform X1, translating into MESFLPSEVGRLIYGYLAENNQELADSFLNSSNVMKECRLSKRNSRKFSAKVQGLSLVDILDRYSILCSLIFKQGPSSQCVHQNIMKLLKNIVYTQVCERNEQLANEILAQDFNFNDSRRSDTTDRKRIENDDLANESILRNSSTNVTQTMSEIAPHLPDNSVPASQDVESMDVSSSSTVNESHNLSKTLEKTIQTEPISVNRAIENESSLSDNNDASKAAENPKESIKTNTPDKPKQDSTIDLTLRNSQQVVPQTSKVNEKTAACSRKDSDKPRKSSQRAICKTKLKMMQSKNPVCKSKLKAGLSQATKSPSVEAQKTKPSDDLLTPPEAEKSSRLPATVLANLSLNPNYRKEHYVTPYKRFRESNPPIDDSEPNPSEIATDMAQSVQPALNNDVSEVDNRINQDSKSSTDECDPLNTNPVQTVQPDQDEPSPISEKKSNTNESPLAKSNCIPPVNESESNSNKGTSDTTSVDNIPAESEMKSNPSKVMTDITQPVEPAVGNAFNEVFNSKNHMFKSIPIILKKTSKPDPIKIKAARNVQSNHVKPPPTPKLNSDSREPASKPTPKSSENPCPQSNPDSLKQLQLILPRTPIGLPERRVPGENPHIQRPPPVIDAMAWDAKLRNFVGDLPECSKVKNTRKTPRKTPRKTPRKQKRESTSDFDEQPKKRSKKDSTTPVSKKQSKKKTKRESINTSSDLDKSAEDIHKANQSRNVSIFEPPPNQPSSTQPQTESRPSSKRESSKARTTPEPEFTDYLNDSAESGDKKAVSLILRTAVENVAKSQTAEIDSQNVAESQTTEVDSQLDEIEDMSDYGMNLTLEEEVLLYEANLTSV; encoded by the coding sequence ATGGAGTCGTTTCTACCTTCTGAGGTCGGTCGTCTGATCTACGGATATTTGGCCGAGAACAATCAAGAATTGGCAGATTCATTTCTCAACAGTAGCAACGTTATGAAAGAATGTCGTCTGTCGAAGAGAAACTCGCGTAAATTTAGCGCCAAAGTGCAAGGCTTATCGTTGGTTGACATATTAGATCGCTATTCTATATTATGTTCGTTGATTTTCAAACAAGGACCAAGTTCTCAGTGCGTTCATCAGAATATTATGAAGTTATTAAAGAACATTGTGTATACCCAAGTATGCGAACGTAACGAACAATTAGCCAATGAGATACTAGCGcaggatttcaatttcaatgattcCCGTCGCAGTGATACGACAGATCGAAAACGAATCGAAAATGATGACTTGGCGAACGAAAGTATTTTACGTAATTCATCGACGAATGTAACTCAAACTATGAGTGAAATCGCCCCACATTTGCCTGATAATTCAGTTCCTGCTAGTCAAGATGTTGAAAGTATGGATGTATCGAGTAGTTCGACTGTAAACGAATCTCACAACTTGAGTAAGACTTTAGAGAAAACTATCCAAACCGAACCGATTTCCGTAAATCGTGCGATTGAAAACGAAAGCAGTTTATCAGATAACAATGACGCTAGCAAAGCAGCAGAAAACCCCAAAGAAAGCATTAAAACCAATACGCCTGATAAACCGAAACAAGACTCGACGATTGATTTAACGCTACGTAATTCGCAACAAGTTGTTCCTCAAACATCAAAAGTAAATGAAAAGACTGCTGCTTGTAGTCGTAAAGATTCCGATAAACCCAGGAAGTCTAGTCAACGTGCTATTTGCAAAACAAAACTGAAGATGATGCAGAGTAAAAATCCAGTCTGTAAATCTAAACTGAAAGCTGGTCTTAGTCAGGCAACAAAGTCACCGAGTGTAGAAGCTCAAAAAACCAAACCATCCGATGATCTGCTTACACCACCAGAAGCTGAAAAAAGTAGTCGTCTTCCTGCGACTGTGCTGGCTAATTTATCGCTTAATCCGAACTATAGAAAGGAACATTACGTTACACCGTACAAACGATTCCGCGAATCTAATCCACCGATAGATGATTCCGAACCGAATCCTAGTGAAATTGCCACTGACATGGCTCAATCTGTACAACCTGCTCTTAATAATGATGTCTCAGAAGTTGATAATCGTATAAATCAAGATTCAAAATCGTCGACGGATGAATGTGATCCTTTGAACACTAATCCAGTGCAAACTGTACAGCCAGATCAAGATGAGCCATCGCCAAttagtgagaaaaaatcaaacacgaATGAATCGCCACTCGCTAAATCTAATTGTATTCCACCGGTTAACGAATCCGAATCAAATTCCAACAAAGGCACATCCGATACAACTTCTGTTGATAATATTCCTGCcgaaagtgaaatgaaatcaaatccTAGCAAAGTTATGACTGACATCACTCAACCTGTAGAACCTGCCGTTGGTAATGCTTTCAACGAagttttcaattctaaaaatcacATGTTTAAATCGATACCGATTATTCTGAAGAAAACGAGTAAACCAGATCCTATAAAAATTAAAGCAGCTCGAAATGTGCAGTCGAATCACGTGAAACCGCCACCAACTCCTAAACTGAATTCAGATTCGAGAGAACCCGCGTCGAAACCTACGCCAAAATCTTCAGAAAATCCATGTCCACAGTCGAATCCGGATTCGTTGAAACAGCTCCAATTAATATTACCTAGAACACCTATCGGGCTTCCGGAAAGGCGAGTTCCTGGTGAAAATCCGCATATTCAGAGACCTCCGCCAGTAATTGACGCTATGGCGTGGGATGCcaagttgagaaattttgtcGGCGATTTGCCAGAATGCTCTAAAGttaaaaacactcgaaaaacgCCTCGTAAAACTCCTCGCAAAACGCCTAGAAAACAGAAACGCGAATCAACCAGCGACTTCGACGAGCAACCTAAGAAACGAAGCAAGAAAGACTCCACGACGCCGGTATCGAAAaaacaatcgaagaaaaaaaccaaacgtGAATCAATAAACACGTCTAGTGATCTCGACAAGTCAGCCGAAGATATTCATAAAGCGAATCAAAGTCGAAATGTTAGTATTTTCGAGCCACCGCCGAATCAGCCATCTAGTACCCAGCCTCAGACGGAAAGTCGGCCATCTTCGAAGCGTGAATCTTCCAAAGCACGAACAACTCCGGAGCCTGAATTCACAGATTATTTAAACGATTCCGCCGAATCCGGTGATAAAAAAGCTGTCAGTCTCATATTACGAACTGCGGTCGAAAACGTAGCCAAATCTCAGACCGCTGAAATCGATTCGCAAAACGTAGCCGAATCTCAGACTACTGAAGTCGACTCGCAGCTCGATGAAATTGAAGATATGAGCGATTATGGCATGAATCTTACCTTAGAAGAAGAAGTTCTTTTATACGAAGCTAATCTAACATCTGTCTAA
- the LOC135840606 gene encoding gastrula zinc finger protein XlCGF8.2DB-like → MEEDIKPQFVVLLKDGLELKCSVCGIIFLNDADINKHTKQKHAMYRCDICEKLFKQRSSLSYHKSTHISVRSYKCEHCNISFKRQSDLRGHVSRVHEEVKEADLKKCSVCEFKTKCRRRYEIHVLSHVGSYLYYCDQCGKGFNDTLGLRTHLNNHLGIKPFQCDVCGKNFTREPYMKQHRRKVHEQPLSFECDICGKKFSFKCSLTKHLSKDHIDKDKIEEYQCTVCQRMIKSKPSLRNHMKLHTGEKPFSCTECSKMFATKLQLQRHSYRHSDYKAFHCEVCRKGFAYKRLLVIHRKIHQEDRTRHSCYHCGNQYFSKHKLIAHIKRHHFSPKTEKE, encoded by the coding sequence ATGGAAGAAGATATAAAACCTCAATTCGTTGTATTGTTGAAAGATGGATTAGAATTGAAATGCTCTGTTTGCGGTATCATCTTTCTGAACGATGCCGACATTAATAAGCATACGAAACAGAAACATGCCATGTATCGGTGCGATATTTGCGAGAAATTGTTCAAACAACGATCTTCATTATCCTATCACAAATCTACCCATATTTCTGTTCGTAGTTACAAATGCGAACATTGCAATATTTCTTTCAAAAGGCAATCCGATCTTAGGGGTCATGTAAGCAGAGTACACGAAGAAGTTAAAgaagctgatttgaaaaaatgttcggtaTGCGAATTCAAAACGAAATGTCGTCGACGGTATGAAATTCACGTTTTGAGTCACGTAGGATCTTATTTATACTATTGCGACCAATGTGGTAAAGGATTCAACGACACTTTAGGCTTGAGAACTCATTTGAATAACCATCTGGGTATTAAACCATTTCAATGCGACGTATGTGGTAAAAACTTTACCAGGGAACCCTACATGAAGCAGCATCGCCGTAAAGTGCACGAGCAACCGTTATCGTTCGAATGTGAtatatgtggaaaaaaattctctttcaaGTGTTCACTAACGAAGCATTTGAGTAAAGATCATATCGATAAGGATAAAATAGAAGAATACCAGTGCACTGTTTGCCAACGAATGATTAAAAGTAAACCATCATTGAGGAATCATATGAAACTTCATACCGGAGAGAAACCTTTTTCTTGTACcgaatgttcaaaaatgtttgcgaCAAAGTTACAGCTTCAACGACATTCCTACAGACATTCAGATTATAAAGCTTTTCATTGCGAAGTTTGTAGAAAAGGATTTGCTTATAAACGTTTATTAGTTATTcatagaaaaattcatcaagaagaCAGAACGCGACATTCTTGTTATCACTGCGGTaatcaatatttttcgaaacaTAAATTAATAGCTCATATCAAACGACATCATTTCAGCCCGAAGACTGAGAAGGAATGA
- the LOC135840608 gene encoding zinc finger protein 84-like: MNVTASLSNLCRLCLEADQANIPIFKENEAGACELFDKISTCLPVKLTEDDRLPKNICSTCHNSVDFVYNFWQISSNTEKQLKSMVENAERISNDYEVQECSIDASPENTLILYETLEDKDAIEERDDEEIPDSSNIEIKEVYFGEYLNQCDTIEDENTVLINEESPKTKPSTLASEILLTNVSEDAATQSNNVEDIQISQIVESSNVSLREWMSKNEDTDMSAEKFLDMILVKAEPKPDNNPYSCVICGEDCVNEEKLIEHARVQHKSHKCPFCNKIFAHKYVLENHLYVHTDKRKHPCSQCALSFKREVDLLNHVKRTHARSEVILYRCDKCDYTSKNRFGIKVHILAHDGISIYNCDECGKGFSSKAGLRTHKNNHMGIKPFQCDICGNSFTRGPYLKQHRQMVHENPHSFKCDICYRGFSLKSTLKNHLKLHTGENKILTCDMCGKTVSSRNALINHQRIHTGDKRFSCNICGKAYVTKLQVKRHAYVHTGEKPFSCNICQKKLATGSSLLQHMQTHWENRASYSCNICHKQYISKYKLRSHISTSHQEKILESDSCTIEQIESAFLRNDLVKCIHEKNIPLKNEPKDIDNSEYELEDFKNSYNCHLCYKVFQKEDQLNEHLTKMHRCFKCPICQKSFGRAANLRYHMNVHKEFKDVKCEKCGSFFKSVSDVRTHMKRVHADPKTMVQLRCSHCEYVTPYYSRLKKHMLRHSNTYLHYCEECGKGFNHSLDLQTHINNHKGVKPYQCEICGKNFNRESYMKRHRESVHVQPFSYECAYCQKRFSFKYSLKSHIKVHQGIITQYPCDYCPKKLSTKLSLRNHIRLHNDERPFKCDICDKRYTTNGELKSHSFSHVNEKPFRCEKCPKTFRAAFMLKNHMTIHATSREQIKCSFCEKMYYRENSLKKHVQKHHKTEATDRHMVSENVTLPT; this comes from the exons ATGAATGTTACTGCATCATTATCAAATTTATGTAGACTATGTTTGGAGGCAGACCAAGCAAATATTCCAATATTCAAAGAAAACGAAGCCGGTGCATGCGAATTATTTGACAAAATATCAACTTGCCTTCCAGTAAAA CTCACAGAAGATGACCGTTTACCGAAAAATATCTGCAGCACTTGCCACAATAGTGTAGATTTCGTTTACAACTTTTGGCAAATATCATCGAATACGGAGAAACAACTGAAAAGTATGGTAGAAAATGCCGAACGAATCAGCAACGATTACGAAGTACAG GAATGTTCTATTGACGCTAGTCCAGAAAACACACTGATCTTGTACGAAACGTTAGAGGATAAAGATGCCATCGAAGAGAGAGACGACGAAGAAATACCAGATTCCAGCAATATCGAAATTAAAGAGGTGTATTTTGGCGAGTACTTGAATCAGTGTGATACCATTGAGGATGAGAATACCGTGCTCATTAACGAAGAATCGCCTAAAACCAAACCAAGCACATTAGCTAGCGAAATTCTTTTAACTAACGTTAGTGAAGATGCAGCGACGCAATCCAATAATGTTGAAGATATTCAGATTAGTCAGATTGTTGAAAGCAGCAACGTATCATTGAG GGAATGGATGTCAAAGAACGAAGATACGGATATGTCGGCAGAAAAGTTTCTGGATATGATATTAGTTAAAGCCGAACCGAAACCAGATAACAATCCGTATTCGTGCGTTATATGCGGAGAAGATTGCGTAAACGAGGAAAAATTGATCGAACATGCTCGAGTTCAACATAAATCTCATAAATGCCCATTTTGCAATAAAATCTTCGCCCATAAATACGTTCTGGAGAATCACCTGTATGTGCATACAGATAAACGAAAACATCCGTGTTCTCAATGTGCGCTGTCTTTCAAACGTGAAGTCGATTTATTGAATCATGTTAAACGAACCCACGCCAGGAGCGAAGTTATTCTATATCGATGCGATAAATGCGATTACACGTCTAAAAATCGGTTCGGCATCAAAGTGCACATATTAGCCCACGATGGTATTTCGATATACAATTGCGACGAATGCGGTAAAGGATTCAGCTCAAAAGCCGGGCTAAGAACGCATAAAAATAATCACATGGGTATCAAACCGTTCCAGTGTGACATTTGTGGAAATAGTTTCACCAGAGGACCGTATTTGAAACAGCATCGGCAAATGGTGCACGAAAATCCGCATTCGTTCAAATGCGATATCTGTTACCGAGGATTTTCGTTAAAATCCACgctgaaaaatcatttaaaattgcaCACCGgcgaaaataaaattctcacttGTGACATGTGTGGTAAAACGGTATCTAGTAGAAACGCGCTCATAAATCACCAAAGAATACATACCGGTGATAAACGATTCTCGTGCAATATTTGCGGTAAAGCTTACGTTACCAAATTACAAGTTAAAAGACACGCCTACGTTCATACCGGCGAGAAACCATTCTCTTGTAATATCTGCCAGAAGAAATTAGCCACCGGAAGCAGCCTCCTGCAGCATATGCAAACACATTGGGAAAATCGCGCCTCATATTCTTGCAATATTTGCCACAAGCAGTACATCTCCAAGTACAAACTACGTTCGCATATTTCCACTtctcatcaagaaaaaattctcgagtCAGATAGCT GTACTATCGAACAAATAGAAtcagcatttttgagaaatgatttAGTAAAATGCATACATga GAAGAACATACCGCTGAAGAACGAACCAAAAGATATAGATAATTCTGAATACGAACTGGAAGATTTTAAGAATTCGTACAACTGTCACTTGTGCTACAAAGTCTTTCAAAAAGAAGACCAATTAAACGAGCATTTGACTAAAATGCATCGCTGCTTCAAATGTCCAATTTGTCAGAAAAGTTTCGGTCGCGCTGCTAATTTAAGATACCATATGAACGTTCATAAAGAATTTAAGGACGTGAAATGCGAAAAATGCGGATCGTTTTTCAAATCTGTAAGCGACGTACGAACGCACATGAAACGCGTACACGCTGATCCGAAAACAATGGTGCAGCTTAGATGTTCACATTGCGAGTATGTAACGCCTTATTATAGTCGTCTAAAGAAGCATATGCTGAGACACTCCAATACTTATTTGCACTACTGCGAAGAATGCGGTAAAGGATTCAATCATTCGTTGGATTTGCAAACGCATATCAACAATCATAAAGGAGTTAAGCCTTACCAGTGTGAAATTTgcgggaaaaatttcaatcgcgAGTCGTACATGAAAAGGCATCGCGAATCTGTGCATGTTCAGCCCTTTTCGTACGAATGTGCCTATTGCCAGAAAAGATTCTCGTTCAAATATTCCTTAAAATCTCATATCAAGGTTCATCAGGGAATAATCACTCAATACCCTTGTGATTACTGtccgaaaaaattatctaccaaGTTGTCTCTTCGTAATCACATTCGACTGCATAATGACGAGAGACCTTTCAAATGTGACATTTGTGATAAGCGATATACTACGAACGGCGAATTGAAGTCGCACTCTTTTAGCCATGTTAACGAAAAACCATTTAGATGTGAAAAATGTCCTAAAACTTTCAGAGCAGCcttcatgttgaaaaatcacATGACCATTCATGCAACTTCTAGGGAGCAGATTAAGTGTtcgttttgtgaaaaaatgtattatagAGAAAACTCGTTGAAAAAACATGTGCAAAAACATCATAAAACTGAAGCCACCGATAGGCACATGGTATCCGAAAATGTAACGTTACCTACCTAG
- the LOC135840131 gene encoding protein lin-9 homolog: MNGAREEETEKQQQLELCPSLFGLKRVEEVAKIQAEKLQQQPRNVEQVLNRRGTPARVRKKNKLFYDDDIYNATLTKKETRTPDKRQSTPKIKAKTPTPSKRPVKKIVTPAKPFIITEPTAAKITPTTSSSTTSAENKVNQIIGLKLRNLLKLPKAYNWVCSEWFYSNIDRPLFLENNDFNICLKESFPQLKTYNLTRAEWCMVRRMMGKPRRCSQNFFAEEMRELERRRSKIRLLQQRKASEISTFKNVPDEIPLQPVIGTSVTARLRVPKKGLFSGKIDAVDTSNNTYRVSFDKPGLGTHSIPDYEVLSNETPETISKSSLLQTLRPRNINSIQLSNKMVREPLLTNDLMLSMCASGSKLNVDNGMIGEYPCELIKTIVRLKKILYVKKAQIQSLREMNAETERMDLYGQQVTEEFQTRYAGNIIALEIINRDLGETINLLNQHLEQLGPDEAVSSILSPAYLQDQSSTLAKELVEKNNTVTTDPSKLVVEDDSMLELITDLTALMLQIKSLAEHDCKPYEVDVLKKTMIQIKLKLSQSNQKVFESCVEVHMQHIQNGLSGYKSFITSS; the protein is encoded by the coding sequence ATGAACGGCGCACGCGAAGAAGAAACCGAAAAACAGCAACAACTCGAACTATGTCCATCTTTATTTGGCCTCAAACGAGTCGAAGAAGTGGCGAAAATCCAGGCCGAAAAATTACAACAGCAGCCACGAAACGTTGAACAAGTTCTCAATCGACGCGGAACTCCGGCTCGAGTTcgcaagaaaaataaacttttctaTGACGATGACATTTACAACGCAACGTTGACCAAAAAAGAGACCAGAACACCCGATAAGAGACAATCAACACCGAAAATCAAAGCAAAAACACCTACGCCGTCTAAACGACCAGTCAAAAAAATCGTAACACCTGCGAAACCTTTCATTATTACCGAACCTACTGCTGCAAAAATAACTCCAACGACTAGTTCGTCTACCACATCAGCTGAAAACAAAGTCAATCAGATTATCGGCTTGAAGTTGcgcaatttgttaaaattaccCAAAGCTTACAACTGGGTATGTTCCGAGTGGTTTTACAGTAATATAGATCGACCgttgtttttagaaaataacGATTTCAACATATGCTTGAAAGAATCGTTCCCTCAGTTGAAAACGTATAATTTGACTAGAGCTGAATGGTGTATGGTACGTCGAATGATGGGTAAACCGCGTCGCTGTTCGCAGAATTTCTTCGCCGAAGAGATGCGTGAATTGGAACGTCGTAGGAGTAAAATCAGACTTCTGCAGCAACGTAAAGCATCTGAAATCagcacttttaaaaatgttcccGACGAAATCCCATTACAGCCAGTCATCGGTACCAGTGTGACGGCTCGTTTGAGAGTCCCTAAAAAAGGATTATTCAGTGGTAAAATCGACGCCGTCGATACGTCGAATAATACTTACAGAGTGAGCTTCGATAAACCTGGATTGGGCACGCATTCGATACCAGACTACGAAGTACTTTCGAACGAAACACCCGAAACAATCTCGAAATCATCGCTGCTCCAAACCTTACGACCTCGTAACATAAATTCCATTCAGTTATCGAATAAAATGGTCCGCGAGCCTTTACTCACCAATGACCTGATGCTGAGTATGTGCGCTTCCGGTAGCAAGTTGAACGTCGATAATGGTATGATTGGAGAATATCCGTGCGAACTGATCAAGACAATCGTCCGTTTGAAGAAAATACTCTACGTTAAGAAAGCCCAAATACAAAGTTTACGCGAAATGAACGCCGAAACCGAACGAATGGATTTATATGGCCAACAAGTCACCGAAGAATTTCAAACTCGTTACGCCGGAAACATAATAGCATTAGAAATAATAAACCGCGATCTGGGTGAAACCATCAACTTGCTGAATCAGCACCTTGAACAGCTTGGTCCCGATGAAGCAGTCTCATCTATACTCTCTCCGGCCTATCTACAAGATCAGAGTTCAACTCTGGCCAAAGAATTAGTCGAGAAAAATAACACCGTGACCACTGATCCTTCAAAACTAGTCGTTGAAGATGACTCAATGCTTGAACTAATCACTGATCTCACCGCGCTCATGTTGCAAATTAAAAGCTTAGCTGAACACGACTGTAAACCGTACGAAGTTGACGTACTAAAGAAAACCATGATCCAAATCAAGCTCAAATTGAGCCAGAGTAACCAAAAGGTATTCGAAAGCTGCGTTGAAGTACACATGCAGCATATACAGAATGGACTAAGTGGGTATAAAAGTTTTATAACGTCGTCGTAA